The genomic segment AAAAAATAATCGAAAGGAGCAGTAGGAATTGGCAACCAATCGAACAAAGGAATTACTGGAAATATTTTTGTAGTTACCCACAATTTTGGAGCATATACCATCATTACCAAAACAGGAAGAATGGCTAAAATTCTTACGTAATTTATTTTTTGTTGGTTGGTTAGGTTTTTGAGCATGTTATTAAAAAAGACTATTTAATTTAATAATTTTATTTTTTTGTTCTTTATTTAGATTGTTTAATTCAAGCCAGTCTTTAATTAATTGAAAACTCCAACTATTTAACGTTATTTTGTTATTTTTAAGATACTTTTTTAAGGTGTTTTTTTGGTTGTTATATTTTTCTAAATTATTTTCTAAAGCATAAATAATTGCTTTAAAATATATAATTAAAGAATAATAATCTTTAGTAATAAATTTTTTGATTTCTATTTTGTTCAAATGTTTTTTTGCTAAATCAATATTATTTCCAATAATATAAGCTTCAATTAGGCTTAAATGATATCCTGATGCCTTTGGGTTTTTACTAATATAATTTTTGTAAAATGTGTAAGATTCATTAAAATATTTTTCAGAAAGAGTGTTTTTTTTAATTTTTTTGGCTAACATTCCTGCTTCTGTCCAATTATTAGTATTAAATTTTTTAGAAGCTATTGCAAATTTTTTGATTGCTTTTAGTGTGTCTCCTAAAGCTAAGTAGCTTTTTGCTTGGTATTTAAAATTTGGTAGTATAGAATTTAAAAATCGAACGTTTTGTGAAGTGTCTTTTTTGATTTGAATATCTGAAATATCAATTGCTTTTTTATATCTTTTTGAATAGTACAGCGCTTCAATATAATCATCCTCATATAAATATTTATAAGCTATTTCTTTATTAATTTTGAGAGATTTTTCAGCATACTCAACTCCTTTTTCATATTCTTTATTACCTATTTTTCGATTTGCAGTTTTAGCATAAGCCATTGCTAATTCGTCTGTTTTTTGCAGACTACTTTCTTGTAAATAGCCTTTTTCTGCAAAAAGCAAATTTAGCTCACTTTTATTACCTCTATAAGTATTAATTTTTTTGTTTTTATTTAAGTTTAGTGTTTTTAAAAACTTAGAATTTATTAAATCTTTTGGGATTTCAGAAATTAAATTTCCTCGAAGGTTTAATGTTGCCACTTTTATTGAGTCCCAACCAGAAGTTGGTAAATTTTTAATATTACAGTTCTCTAAATTAATAGTGTAGTTTTTAAATTTCGATTTTTTAAGAATATTAAATAACTGTTTTTCGTTTAAGTTTTTATTCAATGAAAGCTCAATAAATTCTAATTTTGGTAACCTTGAAAAAGAAATAGGCAATTTAGTAATGTTATTTTTAAGAACTTTTAAGGTTATTGTAGTATCTTTTTTAAAATTTCTATCATATACAAAGTTATAATAACTCCTATTATAAAGGTATAACTTTTTTAAACTTTGAAGATTACCGAAATTTTTAGAAAGTTCTTGTAAATTATTATTAGTTAAAGCTAATCTTTCTAATTTTTTAAGTTTACCAAAAGATTTTGGAAGTTTTTTTAAGTGACAGAATTCTGCATCTAATATTTTTAGAGCCTTAAGGTTTCCAAAATTAGTTGGTAATTCTGCGATTTCATTTCTGGAAATATTTAAGTATTTTAAATTTTGTAGTTTTCCAAAAGATTTTGGAAGTTGAGAAAGCTTATTTAATTCTAAGTTTAAGTAAGTTAAATTTTTTAATTTTCCTATTCTTTTAGGTAGTTGTAAAATATAATTTTCTTCTAAATTTAAGGAATCAAGATTTTTTAAATATATAATTGACTTTGGTAGTTTTTCTATTAAATTGTTGTTTAAACTTAAATAAGAGATGTTTAATTTCCCTAAATCTTTAGGTAGCTTTTTCAATTTATTATGTTCTAAATAAACTCTTTTTAATTTTGATAAATTTATAAAACTTTTGGGTAACGTTTTAATTTGATTAAAGTAAAGTTTTAGAGTTTCAATATTTTGTAATTTATTAATATTATTATTAACGACCTCTAAATCACTGCCTTGAATTTCAATATTTTTTAGATTTGTAAGGGAATAAAATTCGATTGGTAGTTTTTTTGAAAATTTATTATTAGAACTATAAAAGCTTTCGAGATTTTTTAGTAAGCCTATTTCTTTGGGTAAACTATTAAGTTTGTTGTTAGATAATTTTAGTTCTTTTAAGTTCTTTATTTTTGATATGTCTAAGAAAATATTAGTAGAGTTTTTAATTTCTACTGAAGAAAGAGAGAGTTCTTCAAGGTTTTTAAAATTTCCCAAAAAATTGCTTTTTATAGTCATCCAATTTAAATCCAAATATTTTAAATTATTTAATTTAGAAAATTTAAGAATATCTTTTATTGAATTTTCATCAGCACTAAAACTTAAACTTAATGATGTTAAGTTTTTAAAATCTTTAATGCTTTCAGGGAATATAATTTTATTTGAGCCAGAATAGGATAGACCTTTAATATGACTCAGTTTTGAGAAATTAGGGTTTTTAAAAATTTTATTTGGGAAGTTATTCCAAATTAAAACTAAATTTTCTAATTGAGGAAGTTTAGAAATTGAATTGATAAAATTATTATAATTCCAATAAAAATCTCCTTTTAAAGAAATAGTTTTTACTTTTTTAAGTGTATAAATGTTCTCAGGAAAAACAATGTTTGTTACTTTTCCTTCATCAAATAATGAGGCAGGTGTTTTAAATTGAACATACTCTAGGTTTGGAAGCTTTTCTAAATTTTTTACAATAGCTTTTAAATTTAAATTTTCTGAAATTTTTATTGAAACATATTTTATTTTAGAAAGTATATGTACAGAATCTTTGTTTTCATTAAACTCTTTTTCTTTGTATTGAAAAACATTGTTAAACCCAAATCTTTT from the Polaribacter cellanae genome contains:
- a CDS encoding leucine-rich repeat domain-containing protein gives rise to the protein MAKFNFVFFLILSFSFTVKSQNYNKYSNQFIRSYGGKYETDMLQLKRFGFNNVFQYKEKEFNENKDSVHILSKIKYVSIKISENLNLKAIVKNLEKLPNLEYVQFKTPASLFDEGKVTNIVFPENIYTLKKVKTISLKGDFYWNYNNFINSISKLPQLENLVLIWNNFPNKIFKNPNFSKLSHIKGLSYSGSNKIIFPESIKDFKNLTSLSLSFSADENSIKDILKFSKLNNLKYLDLNWMTIKSNFLGNFKNLEELSLSSVEIKNSTNIFLDISKIKNLKELKLSNNKLNSLPKEIGLLKNLESFYSSNNKFSKKLPIEFYSLTNLKNIEIQGSDLEVVNNNINKLQNIETLKLYFNQIKTLPKSFINLSKLKRVYLEHNKLKKLPKDLGKLNISYLSLNNNLIEKLPKSIIYLKNLDSLNLEENYILQLPKRIGKLKNLTYLNLELNKLSQLPKSFGKLQNLKYLNISRNEIAELPTNFGNLKALKILDAEFCHLKKLPKSFGKLKKLERLALTNNNLQELSKNFGNLQSLKKLYLYNRSYYNFVYDRNFKKDTTITLKVLKNNITKLPISFSRLPKLEFIELSLNKNLNEKQLFNILKKSKFKNYTINLENCNIKNLPTSGWDSIKVATLNLRGNLISEIPKDLINSKFLKTLNLNKNKKINTYRGNKSELNLLFAEKGYLQESSLQKTDELAMAYAKTANRKIGNKEYEKGVEYAEKSLKINKEIAYKYLYEDDYIEALYYSKRYKKAIDISDIQIKKDTSQNVRFLNSILPNFKYQAKSYLALGDTLKAIKKFAIASKKFNTNNWTEAGMLAKKIKKNTLSEKYFNESYTFYKNYISKNPKASGYHLSLIEAYIIGNNIDLAKKHLNKIEIKKFITKDYYSLIIYFKAIIYALENNLEKYNNQKNTLKKYLKNNKITLNSWSFQLIKDWLELNNLNKEQKNKIIKLNSLF